One genomic region from Dermacentor andersoni unplaced genomic scaffold, qqDerAnde1_hic_scaffold ctg00000039.1, whole genome shotgun sequence encodes:
- the LOC140214367 gene encoding uncharacterized protein: MHIHTGEKPYQCPSCSYSCSRKGSLMTHLRIHTGEKPFQCPSCSRSFSGKSHLTEHLRTHTGEKPFKCPSCLQSFSQKASLKAHLRTHTGEKPYQCHSCSQSFAQMGNLLKHLSTHTGEKPFQCPSCSRSFSQKAHLKVHLRTHTGEKPFQCPSCSWSFSRKTYLTQHLRTHTGEKPYQCPSCHQSFTHKSNLISHLRTHTGQKPYQCPSCSHSCSQKSNLMEHMRTHTGEKPFQCPFCPQSFSQKTHLQGHVRTHTGEKPFECPSCSQSFSHKTYLKTHLRTHTGEKPFQCPSCFRSFSRKAYLKEHMGTHTGEKPFQCPTCLQRFLRKASLKSHLRTHTGEKPYQCPLCLQSFSLKSAMKVHERIHTGDRPYSCTVCSRSFKQSHHLSRHMKAQHHDTVGEVDNHVELEPIKNLQACSMLDSSR; this comes from the coding sequence ATGCACATCcatacaggcgagaagccatatcagtgcccttcatgttCTTACAGCTGCTCACGAAAGGGCAGCCTTATGACACACCTGCgcatccacacaggcgagaagccttttcagtgcccttcatgctctcggagcttctcaggaAAAAGCCACCTGACAgagcacctgcgcacccacacaggcgagaagccatttaaGTGCCCTTCATGTCTTCAAAGCTTTTCACAAAAGGCCAGCCTGAAAGCCCACctacgcacccacacaggcgagaagccatatcagtgccatTCATGCTCTCAAAGCTTTGCACAAATGGGCAACCTTTTGAAACACCTGtccacccacacaggcgagaagccatttcaatgtccttcgtgctctcggagcttctcacaaaaggccCACCTGAAagtccacctgcgcacccacacaggcgagaagccttTTCAGTGCCCCTCATGCTCTTGGAGCTTCTCACGAAAGACCTATCTAACTcagcacctgcgcacccacacaggtgagaagccatatcagtgtccTTCATGCCATCAGAGCTTCACACATAAGTCCAACCTGATATCCCAcctgcgcacacacacaggccagaagccatatcagtgcccttcatgctctcacaGTTGCTCACAAAAGAGCAACCTTATGGAACacatgcgcacccacacaggtgagaagccatttcagtgccctttttgccctcagagcttctcacaaaagacCCACCTGCAAGGCCATGTGCgaacccacacaggcgagaagccatttgagtgcccttcatgctctcagagcttctcacataAGACCTACCTCAAAACCCACCTGCGCACTCACACAGGTgaaaagccatttcagtgcccttcgtgCTTTCGGAGCTTCTCACGTAAGGCCTACCTGAAAGAGCACATgggcacccacacaggtgagaagccatttcaatgccctacATGCCTTCAGCGCTTCTTACGAAAGGCCAGCCTGAAatcccacctgcgcacccacacaggtgaaaagccatatcagtgccctttaTGCCTCCAGAGCTTCTCGTTGAAGAGTGCCATGAAGGTGCATGAGCGCATTCATACGGGTGACCGGCCATACAGTTGCACCGTCTGCTCTAGGTCTTTTAAGCAGTCTCATCACTTAAGTAGACATATGAAAGCACAGCACCATGATACTGTAGGGGAGGTCGACAACCATGTTGAACTGGAGCCAATTAAAAATCTACAGGCGTGTAGCATGCTAGATAGCAGCAGGTAA